The genomic interval TGACCTACTTCAAACCACATAGCGCCTGCACGTACTTCCATATTCAGCCATCTGGAGCCATTTCAATATTAACTGCGGCCAGGCTAAACGTGGACGCTGATCTCCACAGCGTGACAAAAATGGCTCCACGAGAAAAACTTGGCTCGACAAGCCAGCGATGACGgacatgtttttttcccccttaccTTTGACGTGTGTTTTTTAGGTTTACTCCAAAATCCCAAGAACAGAATCAGGTAGAGGGTCAAAAGGATGGTCATCGGCGCAAAATTAATGGGTGGCCATGTAACCACGACCGCAGCTCCGGATCACATTTTGTCATCATGCCAAAGTCCGGAATAAAAAAGATTAAGTAATGTAATAGAGAACGTCTGAGCCTAGCGCAGCTTCCACATGAAGAGGGTCACACCTCAAAGAATCCATGAGGTCTGACTTTTGAATGAAGGCATCTCTGCTCCAAATTCATTGAGTAAACAGTGAGCGGTGCCTCCCTGCCCTGGACTAGTCGAGCAGGGGAGCTTTCACTTTACAGCGCTCTCCAGCATCTACACTGGAGATTTTCCAAAGAGGAGCTTCGCACGGGACTTGCGCAAACTGCGTAGCAGCGCAAGACAGTGGGAGGTCGGACGATGACATTAGCAATATCGACATCGTCGGTTACACCGTCCGCTGCGTCTCAACTCAACGGTAAAAAAGGATTAATAGGCAGAAAAAACTTTGCCACCTACTTTTGAttaaattagcttttttttcttttaaacagaaaagaaaatacaatttGAATCCAGCTCGTTAACTAATTTAACTAACTTGGCAAGAACGGTCGATCGACAACTACACTGAGGGATGTTATAGCAGGGTTGCAGCACAAAAACAACctcattacaaaaacaattgCATTTTTGGAGAAGCAGCCATCTAGAGagatgtggtcagatgagtcatccTGCACCATATTTTCCACAAGTGAGCGAGTGCAAAGCGTGGTCTACAGGCCATCTTAATCCTTTATTGGATTACTGTGATACAGAAAGCACTGGCCATGCCATTACACTATAACTGCATGAACAGGGTCTTACATTTCATGATTCATCTATCAGTGGCAAACtgcagaatgtaaacaaaaaaggcTTAAATAAACTCCAGTCTAAACAACTAGAGAGATGGAAAGTATCTGTTTTCACTTCTGGGCCCAAATACAATCTTTGCAGTACTCAGGGGtgatagtgggaaaaattcctgagcctgaactttttttctctgctcgggaggtgagcagggtgggggtgctatgtaTGAGATACACTTAACACATAACTTGTTGGCCCCTGGGTGCAGATATATGTctatgtataaccctgatcttcattactgtcaaagagtttttgcttttgaattagtcccttcaatgattttgttgaaatacatgaacaacattcagacatgagataaacaaacccaatataagcctatatttcagaagcttgtgcagattaccaGAACTCTTGGGACTAGCAAGCCTGCTCAGGAatccatacctgtttttaactagtcacataccttattgcttctatattatattatattaatatatattaatataatatattaataaatattccccaggcttaatatagttgtgttccatggctgagtttatacgtttcgcgttgacagtggaaaaaaattcgCACGTCTATTTCCCGGGATTTCCTACTGAATCTATCAGtttgtttggtcaaagcaaGTCCCGCCCCCCCTGTGTCTGACTGTCTTAATGGCTAGTAGGCTCGGccttggtgttggttacagtgaaacctgcgcatgtcagatcaagagaagcgtcagatcctatggtcagatcacgaggccaggggtcggcaacccgcgGCTCCGGAGCCTCTAATGCggctcagcttttgaaaataatcAATTTAATTAAcgtattttatttttgagacttaaaaaaaatgttcgGGCGGAATATCAGAAACGTCCGGTATTTAGTTTCGGTTCGCTTGACTGACATGTCGGCGTCGTCACTCCCCATCCCCCCCTCCCCCGTTCGCTAGAGTGAGATGTCGTCGTCGTTTTAATACATTATGTGGCTCTCACTGAAATAAATTtccaattattttgcttttatggctCTCTGAGTCAAAAAGTTTGCCGACCCCTGCACTaggagaacctttttttttctcgcaGGCACGTCGGTACGCCGGATTCCGGCGTGGCGCCGGAAAACTATCAGGCCTGAGTACTGCATAAGAAATTGCCAAAGAAAGACAATCAGACCAGTTTTGAAGACTGCATTTATGGTGAGGCATAAGTCTAAGCCAATCAATTATTGAAATTTACACGATTTTCAAAGAAAAGTGGTTTTATATGAGAGTTGCAGCACGTCTTCAGTCAACACTACTTCAGTGGATTTTTCCACTAGCTGAACTTGCACCAAGATTCAGATTGGTGAGTTTTTCTTCCACATCAGcttcatcttcctcctcctcctcctcttcttcctcctcctcttcatcctcaTCATCTTCGTCCTCATAGTCATCATCATCTCCATTGTCCTCTTCCTCCTGGCCTCCTCCAGATGCAACGCTCTTCCAGTAGGAATCGTAGCCTGATGCCCCGTAATAGTAACCGTCATCGTCATCAGCCCCACTCTGCCGGCCGAACTTGTGAGTGCGAGCTGCAAGAAACCAAACAAGAAGAGCATTAAAAGTTATTCTCAACCAACTTCTCTTCTGTATTGCACTGGAGTACTAGAGACTCACTGGACATGCTGAGGTCTTTGGTCTCCTGCGTCTGGTGTCCACACTTTGGGCATGGAGGTGCCTTGCCTTTCTCTTGCTTAAAGACTTTGCTTCGAGCGTGATCATCACAGAAGCAGGCCTACAGAGACAAATATACACTGTAGAGCTTTCAACACTGCACAGCCTTTTCTGCAGCTCAGAAGTGTTTAATACAAAATATGTATTGGAGGACAAACAAAGGCCTCACCTTGCATCGAAGACAAGAGTGCTGCCCCAGTCGATTACACGACACACCTAAAATCGGGACACATTTTGAGAGAATGATTCTAAATATATGAAAGGCAGCAAATGGAGAAAATTATGCAAACTCATACTAAATACCCACAAACTCACATTTAAAAGTCTCGGCCTCTAGGACCTGACAGCTGGCCTGATGTTCAAACTGATCGTCCTCACACAGGAAGTTGTGGCAGAAAGAGCAGCGGAAAATGCGGCCTCCTGCATCGaggaatattacataacatttcCTCAATGACAAACTGGTCAGTAGAAATAATTACTGCCTTAAAATTTGCCATATGACTACAGAAGTAATGCAATACAGTCTAATTTGGCATAAACCTTTAAGATCTGCagtttatacatacacacatatatacatacatacacacacatatatatacacacacacgcatacaggccattttattaggtacaccttgctagtaaaaggttggacccccttttgccttcagaactaccTTAAttttcgtggcatactttcagcatggagttggaaacattcctcagagttactgctgcttttctatcatctcaaaccagtctgccaattctcctctgacctctcacatcaacaagccATTTTTGTCCACGCAACTGCTATTTCctgaaatactgaatactgatctACTGAAAtagatatttcctctttttcagaccgttctctgtaatcCCTatagatggttgtgtgtgaaaatcccagtagatcagcagtttctgaaatactcagaccagccagtCTGACACAAAcaaccacgttcaaagtcacttaaatcatcTTTCATCCcaattctgatgctcggtctgcacttcagcaagttgtcttgaccacctctacatgcctaaatgcattgagttgcgccCATGcgactggctgattagctatgtgtgttaacaagcaattgtacctaataaagtggccggtaagTGTGAGTATGTATGTCCCTCcgagtgtatctgagtgtatgtgtgtatgtatgtatgtatgtatgtatatacgtacgtacatatacatacatacacacacattatatatatatatatatatatacacatatatacacattatatatatatatatatatatatatatatacatatacacacacatatacacacgtatattatttgtgtgtgtgtgtgtatatgtatatgtgtatgtatgtatgtgtgtgtatatatacacatacacacacacacacacacactttttcttctttttttttaccatgttCCCAAACACTGCGGTCACACTCGATGCAGTCGGCGTCAGAAAGTGGACAGGAGCAGGCATGGGTACTCAGACACTTCCTCCCATGGCACACCCAGGCTTCACAGAAGTCACATATTGCCCCCTAGTGAGCAAAAACATATCAGTACATTCTATAAATCAATGAGTCCCAGGATTTCTATAGCTTTTTCTCATCTCAGAAATTATTTCTGAGGGCCTGAAGGTGTAACACCCGTGTTGTAAAAGTCATGTTGAGGTGCAAACAGTGAGACCATTGCTTAACTAAGTGAATGagtaaacagagaaaaactgTGGTTTTGTGGATGTTGATTATTACATAACAAACTGACTGTATCTTCAACAAGGCCATTTTTATGAGCCACAATGTGTCAACTTTTATGATATGTAGGGCATGTTGTGACAGGGTTCATTTGGTCCACCAGTACCTTGGAAAAGTCATTTTCTTACATCATGAAATAGAGATGATATGACCaacaaaagataaaatattgtGGAAAAGCAAGTAATAATATATGAAATTGACTGGTACATGCCTGCATACTTAAATGTTcttaaaaaaaaggcaaaatagatgaaaatcatttttatattcatcatgaacatttcacacaatgtgaaggacaactGCTGATCAAACCATGTAGgggaaaaaatgtacataagaTTTTAGGACCCTGACAATATGTTGTTGATCAGGACAAAATTTGTctattgtgaaaaaaatgattatgaatgTCTTAATGGCTACGTAAACTCATGAACTTCCAAGATTTAACCTAGCTAGTCAAGACTGGCTTTACCTTGTGAAACTTTCTTGCAACTTTGGTGGCTTTAAATCTACATTAAAACTAACtgcacttgagttgcataatgtagTGTTTTGCAACCCACTTGAAACTCAACCGTTAAGAGACTCGACTGTTGACAGAGGTCACATGTAGAATGACATACTTTCTATTGACTGATTTCATCGgatcaaaaaacagaaaagtttaTTGCAACCCACTTGAAACTCAACCGTTAAGAGACTCGACTGTTGACAGATGTCACATGTAGAATGACATACTTTCTATTGACTGATTTCATCGgatcaaaaaacagaaaagtttaTTGGGTGATTTAAAAGGAGAATCTCCCCTGCCACGACTCTGGTCCCTCAGCCAAGACAACAAATGCGAGTGTCTCAAAGAGAACGTTTGTTCCCAATTGTATTAGAGCCAACAGCTGTTTGTTCCATCgttttatttcttctttgttAGCctgctgtttttgtctttgaCAGAGCCAGACTCATCTTCTCCTTTACTGATGCCCATAAATttacacagagctcagagttGTTTGAAATGCaaatagaaaaaagttattaaagaaGAGAAAACTGAGATGCCATTCATGATAAACTTGTTGTGCGTCTAGTATAGGATGAGAGACATTAAGTTGGCTTTAACTGTAAAGGCTACTTAAacattattttcaaatgttgaacatgtataaagacacacacatatatacatgtatatatataaaaagtgacaaagatgtcacaaaaaagtcacaaagtcacaatgatttaaaaaaaaacttgcaaatATATGAATTACACCTCGCCGGCTGTAGCAAGAATAACACAACTTATGAAAACTACGAGCTGCTAACTTGGCTACCTACCAGAATAACTGAATATATTGTGCTACACGTTGCTTCATATAACTCAAGTTGCACAGAAACTGCTGCAGACAACTCACAACATATAACTAACATGAAAGGTTTACTGTGTAAAGCCTCCCTAAgaaacactatattgccaaaagtatgtgccgtatgctttacaccactgcattcaatgctttgcattgtgcttggtgatgcaaggcttggatgcagctgctcggccatggaaacccattccaaaAAGCTCTCCATGCTGGTCTTGGGCTAatctgaagtttggaggtctgtagcgattgagttgctgtcgttcccaatcgtttGTTataactttgttataatacaacaacagttgactggaatatttagtagaggGGAAATTTCGTGACTGGACTTGTGGCACAGGGGGCATCCtatcctgagagcgacccattctttcacaaatgtttgtagaagcagtctgcatgcctaggtgcttggttttatatacctgtggctgtggaagtgactggaacacctgaattcaattatgtggatgggtgactgaatagtTTTGTTAATATAGTGTATGCTTACTCATGTCTAATCTGTATTACTGATGGccatttgcattgttttatatcagaaaaATGACCTGAAGCCAGACAGAGTagcacacatttacatactgCCTAGATGCTCTTTTTCCTGCTCATTTAATTTTACTTCACTTTTTTTGGACAATAAAAGGGTATGTTCAGGTTACACAACCGCTTGTAGCAACAGCAGGCGCCAGCCCAGAAAAGGATCTCCCATCAAATGCTATTACAGGCTATTAAAGTAACATTCCTTTGTAATGCAACTCTGTGCAGGCAAGGGAGGTGATTAGTGGGTCCTAGGCAAATGCCCCCAAGCCCTCCCATTTAAGCACAAGTCTTTGTTATGCcaattttctgtttgttcccTCATTTCTCCACACTACTGTTGTGAAGGAGTGATGAATATAATTGCTGATGGAGGCGTCACATTTGCTCTGCCTGAACCTTCCTTACATGTTCTTGTTGCACTGGGTCAATCTGACTTGTCCTGGTTTGATTAATGTAAACTAATTAAACTGGCCTACATTCCTATTCCTAGTTCTCAAGCATGTCTGCAGTGAACATCTTGTTATGCCTTTTGTTCAATGCCTTCTAATTCCTTTGTGCAACTGAACTTTTTAATCTGTTTGCAGAGGTTCTACTGCCAGGAAGCCGGAGCTGAAAGTTTGACCCACATTGCAACAGCAGGACAAATAGCTGTGGTTTGTGAACATTAGTATTTCAGTGAAACAGCAACAAAGTAATGATTTCTTCTaaactaacttttttttttttttttaaataaactcaTTGCCAAACAGCAGAGGCCTGCAACCCCCAGTCACGTTAGagcatgtgtcaggctccagttcTTGTGGGCCAAAACATTGCAGACttcagtgttttggcccacaagTACTTCTTCTTTgagctgctccctttagaggtcaccacagcggatcatctgcctcaatcttgccctatccactgcctcctctactttcacaccaaccatctccatgtccacatTCACTGCATCCaaaaaccttctctgaggtctacctcttctccttctacccggcagctccatctccaacattctttgaccaatatatccactattcctcctcaacacatgtccaaaccatctcaacctagcctctctggctttatctccaaactgctccaccttcactgtccctctgatctgctcatttctaatcttgtccatccttgtcactcccaacgaaaatctcagcatcttcatctctgccacctccagctcagccttctgtcttttagacagagccacagtctccaaaccatacatcatagcaggacacactactgtcttgtaaaccttccccttcactcttgctgctattcttctgtcacacatcagccctgacacccgtctccaccctcttcttcacctcttttctacattgtccattgctctggatggttgacccaagatatttgaagtcatccaccttaacaacctctactccttgcatcttcacctttccacctgcctccctctcattcacacacatgtattccgtcttgtctctactgaccttcattcctctcctctccagtgcaaatctCCACGTCTCCAGATtttcttccacctgctctctactctcaccacagattacaatgtcatctgcaaacatcatggtccatggagtctcctgcctgacctcatctgtcaacctttccatcaccattgcaaacaagaaggggctcaaagctgatccctgatgtaaccctactttcaccttgaaaccatttgtcactccaactgcacactctctttacatccagaacacttttcacaagctgttcctttaggattatccctactccatttctcttcctctctataccatgatagaacagtttgaatccacctccaatgttcctggccttgcttcctttccatctggtctcctgaacacacagaatatctacctcccttctctccatcatgtctgcaagctctctgccatTGTCCCTaggttcagagtccctactctaacctccacactcctgcctttccttctctctcgctgccttctaacccgccttcctcctctcctctttgatggtcttcaacAGTAGTAGTCCAATTaccactggcaccctgctggtcaacagcaccggaggcggtcgttgttaacccgggcctcgaccgatccggtatggcaatcatatttgtgatccgcatgatagttttggcagaAGTTTTATGCCgaatgcccttcctgacgcaaccctcagcatttatccgggcttgggaccggcaccagaagtacacaaagtacacccctaatggctggtttgtttTGGCCCACAAGTACTGAATCAGCTAAATCAGCACATCAGCTAactagcaaggccttcatgaactgaacggtcagtgtcagatgagggtaaatgctaaTATCCACACCACTTTGGTCCAGAAAGTTGCCAGTCTGACATGCCTGCATTGGAGAATGTCCGTCAATGCTAGTTTGCAATTTTGAAAACACATTCTGGACCAACTATCCTGACATTACCAATGATTTGTCTCTGTACAATGAGAATCTTTTGCTTACCACCATACCCATTCCAGTGCTGTGTACTCCAGGATGTTTTATGACGCAGTCAGAGGACTTCATGCactttgtttttcctttgaaAACAGTGAGCAAAACCCATTACAGCATGATTGATGCTATAAAACTGCAAACATGCAAAGCAAGATTCACATTTGGACACTTTATGGGCTTTGAGCAAAGTTGACAGATAAACAATATGGCCATCTGCTGAGAAACATGACTAGTCATTTAGCTTTGGGCAGTGCAGGCTTTTGGTCCAATTTGGTCAAATTTTGGTGCCTTACTCTCATCTACATTGGAACTTGTGTTATCAGAAATAATGTTTTGTCCTTCAATTATTTATCAATATGTTATCAAGCACAGGATATTAGTCTGACTTTGATAATACATGATGTACAACTTACCACATTGGGCACACATTGGAAGCTTCTGCACCGAAGCACAGAAGTAGCAGAatgctctgtttttctgtcgTCTAGTAggaaataaaacacacattaaaacatgcaaaagaaacaacaaacatgaacataaaaatatacCAAACAGGGTCTTCTACCATACCAACCTTACTTTTCAAGCTGGTTGCACAAGTTGTGACAAAAGGCAAAAAATAGTCTGTAACTTGATGAAAATCAAATGAGGAAGCTCACCTTAGACACTTGTCACAGTCCTGAAAACATCAACCAAATATATCTATTAGAACAATATATGAACTTACCAACAGGAGTAACAGGTTTAAAGGGGCACTTCAGCCTAAAACTACTGTTCAATGTTATCTGTTATGTAATGCAGTAGTCAGCAACATGGTGTTATAGCCCTCTGtctcatcagtttgacagaactCGCATAGATGTTGATTATATATAGAAtatgttttttgttcatcactgttctctcactacaacacccagcatgcattacacaaatacatcataaaatTTCTTTGTAAATCCCTTTGGTGTCATTCAATATTAACTGCTAGCTTAGCCACCgatctataggctaataaatacagccaAACTCTAACCTTGACTGTCGAACAAAATCATGAAGAAAACATCTTCATTCAATTTTTAACTGATTCGGCCAGAGAAAAGAAGTTAAACTGAGATGTAATatcttcatcctcctcatctGACTAATCCATTTTCCTCATTGAAAAAGTGGTTTGAAGACCATAGTCAGTTGCACTAACGCATTCAGCTTCTTAGCCGTAACATTTACTCTCTGGCTTCCTTCATTCATCAGCTTTTAGCCTTTTCAAAACAGTCTGCTCCCACTTTAATTCCACTTCAAAGCAgatgaaccttttttaaaattcttcCTACTTTCAAGATACATAATCAGAAAAGGATTTTCATAGagctttaaaccagaaaatctcacttGTTTTCTAGAGACAGATTTAgcaatgaataaatattttattttagtcagAGTGCCCTGTTAAATCAGTTGTCTTCGAATCTAGACATTTGATCCAGTTCCTCATCTTGAATCTTCATATTCACTGGCAGTTAACTTATTGGCAACTTAGTATTATACCAACTGGTAACTAAAGTCCAGGACTGGAAACTACATTCAAGATCCAAATTTGAAGCCCTCTGCTTTAAAAAGTTTAGGACTGAATActaaaaactttgaaaaataatatgatGTGTGTGCATTTTAGCGCATTTCCAACACTCTTACCATGCCTGAATTGCAGGGATGTTTTGCCACATCAACATTCTCTCTGTTTGCACGATTTTGTTTTTCTCGCTCCTTCCGATTTTCAGCCTTCTTGCGGGCACCGGTCTTCTTCTTCGGCATTGTCCGTCTCTCAAATATTGAACTACCCAGAGAGAAAACAGCATGAACCAGAGACCACTTAGCCAGGGTGAGTTACTAACAGAAGATTACAGCtaactcatcatcatcatcatcatcattgttaaccgcttagtccaaatagggtcgcagtagcagttgggagagcagagaatcccagatgaccctgtcccccgcaacttcctccagctcattcccagggaccccaagccactcccaggccaacttagatatgtaatccctccagcgggtcctagaacgaccccagggtcttttcctggtaggctgtgcctggtacacccccaccgagAGGCGTCCAgtgggcatccgaatcagatacccgaaccacctcagctggctcctctcaatgcggaggagtagtggctctactccgagctcctcccggatggccgagctcctcaccctatcaaatagagtgtagcccgccaccctgtgaagaaagctcatttctgatgcttgtatttgtgatttcattctttcggtcattacccacagctcatgaccataggtgagggttgggatgtagaccaaccagtaaacagagagcttcgccttttggctcagctccctcttcaccactacgatccggtacagtgaccgcatcactgctgccgcctgtcccagcctgtggccgatctcacgatccctcttcccaatTACAGCTCTCTCAATTTACAATATTCTTAGTTTGAAAGGCAGTTATCAGGCATATGTCTAAAACACACATGCTTTTTAGAAGCATAACTGTCATATTAATTTCTACATCATAGCTATAGAATGTGAATCATTTTGTAcagttgttttttgtaaatggtACTAGTCTAAGACAATGTGGTCAACAGTTCTGTCCACTGATGCTCAGTTGTCCAGTGCAAGTGGACCACAGGAGCAGGACTTGGAAAAAGCTGATCCAGCCACCTAGGGCCCCCTGAGCCAACAATTGCATTAAAATACAAAGCATATATACTATGTAGATATTATCTGCAAATGTAGCAGTTATTTTCAGTAATTCCAATGCCCCAGGACCCAGTTATAATGGACTATTCCATGTTCTTACATGATGACGACTGTAAAGACAAACTGCTATGAGAAACCAATTAAGTGACAATCTAGAGTTCGGagagagggttctttagtctgATATTCTGGGTATTGAGAGGGAAAATCTAATAAAGTTAACCAAGAGCACCAGATAAATGCAAAAAGTGGGTGGAGATCAAAGAGTTGTTACTATAATCTCACAtctaacttgtttttttttcccagtcagAACAGAATAATAATGCTAATCATTCTCTAATATCTGTACCAATCTAAATTAGACCGTCAGATCATTTTGCTTCAAGCCCATTCCTTACAATAAGCCAAAGTATCTGATGGTATAGCGAGTTAATTTCACTTAATATAATTACTTAAAAATGACTAGAATTACTTTCATATTTTAACACTCTTACAACAATCtctaaatgaaaaatactggGCATATTGACGACACTAAAGATAACTAAATTTGTTAAGATAAGCCCAGAGACTCAACTAATTTAATAGTATGCACCAGGGGGGGCTTATTCCTGTCTTTTGCCCAGAGCACCAGGCTGCGTCCAAAACCGCATACTAACACACTAAATTGTATGTCAAAAACAGCACACTACCACTAGAAGTCCGTTGACTGGTGTCGTGTGTGTAGTACAGTAGTAAGTTATGTGGTTTTGGACGCAGCTCCAAACTCACCAACCTAACTAGGTTAAATCCACCCTCGAGTTCAGGAGCAGGAGAAGAGACGAGGAAGACTGAGCAACATGAGTCACAGGTTATTCATGTC from Pygocentrus nattereri isolate fPygNat1 chromosome 5, fPygNat1.pri, whole genome shotgun sequence carries:
- the znf330 gene encoding zinc finger protein 330; this encodes MPKKKTGARKKAENRKEREKQNRANRENVDVAKHPCNSGMDCDKCLRRQKNRAFCYFCASVQKLPMCAQCGKTKCMKSSDCVIKHPGVHSTGMGMVGAICDFCEAWVCHGRKCLSTHACSCPLSDADCIECDRSVWEHGGRIFRCSFCHNFLCEDDQFEHQASCQVLEAETFKCVSCNRLGQHSCLRCKACFCDDHARSKVFKQEKGKAPPCPKCGHQTQETKDLSMSTRTHKFGRQSGADDDDGYYYGASGYDSYWKSVASGGGQEEEDNGDDDDYEDEDDEDEEEEEEEEEEEEDEADVEEKLTNLNLGASSASGKIH